The Pyramidobacter piscolens W5455 genome includes the window CTTCGTGCGCGCCCTGACCCGCGAGGCCGTGGAAGACACGTATCGCCGCCTCGTGCTGGTCGCCGAGGGGGCGGCGCACATGACCGAGACGAAAGTGGAGATCGAGTTCCTCGGCGGCTGTTATCCGACGCTGGAGAACCGCGTCCTCAGCGACGTAATTTACCAAAGCCTGCAGGAAGTGGAAAAGCCCGTTTGGACCAAGGAAGAGCTGGAATTTGCCGAAGCCATCAACGTGCAGAATCCGAACTACGATCAGATCAAACGGCGCCCCGATTACGACGGCCCGCTCGGCGTCAGCGTCGGGATCCGCGAGGAGAATGGCTTTGGTTCCACCGACGTGGGCGACGTGCAGCACATCGTCCCCTGTGCGGAAGTGAACACCGCTTCGTGGAACTGCGCCGCACCCGGCCACAGCTGGCAGGTCACGTCCTGCGCCGGCTCGTCCATTGGCATGAAGGGCATGCTTTACGGCGCTCGCGCCTTGGCTCTGACGGCCGCCAAGGTCGCCGCCGACCCGCAGCTCGTCGCCGCCGCCAAGGCGGAGTTCCTCAAAGCCACCCGCGGCAAACCCTACCGCTGCCCCATTCCCGCCGACGTTCCCGTGCCCATGCCGGTCCAAAAATAAGAGCGAGACGCGAATAATGCCGCCAGACCGGCGAAATTTTTTCGCCGGTCTGGCGGCATTATCATTATGAGGAGGGGACTGATACGGTCTCTTTATTAAAAAAGTAAAATGTTGTGGTCGACGACGAGTGTTCCGTCTCGCGTAGCGGCTTTCAGGCGGGCGTGGTAAACTGGTCGAAAAGTGACGAGACGGCGACGGCGGGGAATGTTCCACGTGGAACATTCCCCGTCTCGAGGGCCGCCGATCCTGATCGGATATGGACGGAGGGGCTGAAACGATGCAAGGTTTTCTAACGAATCTGGTGATTTTCATCGTCATGGGCTGCGGCTGGGTTCTGAAAAGGCGAGGACGGCTGACTGAAACCGGGCTGAAGGAACTGAACGGCCTGCTTTTCTCGTTGCTGATGCCTGTCAGCTTTTTCAAGGCCGGACTTGGCTTCAACGCGTCAATGATCCATGGCTGGCGCTTTGCCGCCGTGCTCATTGGCGGTTACGCGGCGGCGACGGCAGTGCTCTGGGTGGCGTCGGGGCTGCGCAAAATCGCGCCCGAACGGCGCGCCGTGTCCATGCTCACGTCGGTGCGTCCCAACGCGATCTTTATCGGCCTGCCGGTGATGACGCTTTGGCTCGGGCAGGCGGGGACGGAAGCGCAGCTGCTCTTCGTAGCGGTCGGTACGCCGTATTTCAACCTCGTACCGCTGCTGATGTCGCAGATTGCCATGAGCGGTCGGAGCGACGGCCGGTCACTGGCGAACGCGTTGGTGCGGACGGTCAGAAATCCGATCCTGCTGGCGGGCATCTGCGGCATCCTGATCGGCGCTTTGGGGTGGACGCCTTATATCCCGCAATGGTTTGCGCGCGTCCTCGAGGTGCTGGGCGACTGCGGCAACGGCATGGCGTTGCTGGTCATCGGCGCGGCGTTGGCGCCGGAACGCCTGTGGAGCGACGTCAAATCGGCCTGGCCTGACATGCTCATGAAACTGTTCGTTCACCCGGCGATCGTCATGGTCGCGTTCATGCTCTTTCCCGTGGAGAATCCCGTCGTCATGCAGGTGGCGGTGGTCGGATCCGCCGTGGCGCCGGCCTTCAACTGTTACGTTCTGGCCCGCGGTTTCGGCATGGACGGCGATTACGCGGCCATGCTGGTGGCGTCGTCGACGCTGCTGTGCATGGTGACGATGCTGTTTTGGATGGAGGTCTCGCTGCGCGTTTTCGCGTAGCGCTATTCTTCGAATGCTTCCTGCGCGCCCCGGTTGGTCAGCTTGCGCCGCTGCCGCCAGTCGGGCAGGCAGCGGGCCACGCAGTTCCAGAAGGCGGCCGAATGGCCGGCGACGATCAGATGGCTGAGTTCGTGCACGACGACGTACTCGAGGCAGCGCGGGTCTTTGGCGGCGAGGCGAAGGTTGAAGCACAGCCGCCCCGTGCGCGTGTTGCAGCTGCCCCAGCGCGTCGTCATGTCGCGCACATGCCAGCCCGAGGCCTGCACGCC containing:
- a CDS encoding AEC family transporter, producing the protein MQGFLTNLVIFIVMGCGWVLKRRGRLTETGLKELNGLLFSLLMPVSFFKAGLGFNASMIHGWRFAAVLIGGYAAATAVLWVASGLRKIAPERRAVSMLTSVRPNAIFIGLPVMTLWLGQAGTEAQLLFVAVGTPYFNLVPLLMSQIAMSGRSDGRSLANALVRTVRNPILLAGICGILIGALGWTPYIPQWFARVLEVLGDCGNGMALLVIGAALAPERLWSDVKSAWPDMLMKLFVHPAIVMVAFMLFPVENPVVMQVAVVGSAVAPAFNCYVLARGFGMDGDYAAMLVASSTLLCMVTMLFWMEVSLRVFA